In Malus sylvestris chromosome 15, drMalSylv7.2, whole genome shotgun sequence, a single genomic region encodes these proteins:
- the LOC126605844 gene encoding probable galacturonosyltransferase-like 1 → MLSFFISFILLFTTTTNAAVTTSEQLREALATSTTQRFKEAPKFYNSPSCHDLNNHEHKVAVCSDEAVHVAMTLDAAYLRGSMAAILSVLQHSSCPENVIFHFVSSSSTSNSQLLQQTIAKSFPYLKFRVYPFDDSAVEGLISTSIRSALDCPLNYARNYLANILPTCVRRVVYLDSDIILVDDISKLASTPLGPTQVLAAPEYCNANFTSYFTPSFWSNPTLSLTFENRKACYFNTGVMVIDLDKWRSGGYTDRIVEWMELQKRMRIYELGSLPPFLLVFAGNIAAVDHRWNQHGLGGDNFRGLCRDLHPGPVSLLHWSGKGKPWVRLDANRPCPLDALWAPYDLLQTPFALES, encoded by the coding sequence ATGCTCTCTTTCTTCATCAGCTTCATCCTTCTCTTTACGACCACCACCAATGCCGCCGTCACTACTTCTGAACAACTTAGGGAAGCGCTCGCCACATCCACCACTCAAAGATTCAAGGAAGCACCGAAATTCTACAACTCCCCCAGCTGCCACGACCTCAACAACCACGAGCACAAGGTGGCCGTGTGCTCGGATGAGGCCGTCCACGTGGCAATGACCCTCGACGCCGCCTACCTCCGCGGCTCAATGGCTGCCATTCTCTCCGTCCTCCAACACTCCTCCTGCCCGGAAAATGTTATCTTCCACTTCgtgtcctcctcctccacctccaACTCCCAACTCCTCCAGCAAACCATCGCCAAGTCATTTCCCTACTTGAAATTCCGAGTCTACCCCTTCGATGACTCGGCCGTTGAGGGGCTCATCTCGACGTCGATCCGCTCCGCCCTCGACTGCCCGCTCAACTATGCCCGCAACTACCTCGCCAACATCCTACCGACATGTGTCCGCCGTGTCGTCTACCTGGACTCCGACATCATCCTCGTCGACGACATTTCCAAGCTGGCGTCGACCCCGCTGGGACCCACCCAAGTCCTTGCCGCCCCGGAGTACTGCAACGCCAACTTCACATCCTACTTTACGCCGTCGTTTTGGTCGAACCCGACACTCTCCCTTACCTTCGAGAACCGCAAGGCTTGCTACTTCAACACCGGCGTCATGGTCATCGACTTGGACAAGTGGAGATCCGGCGGGTACACGGATCGGATCGTGGAGTGGATGGAGCTCCAGAAGCGGATGCGGATCTACGAGCTCGGGTCCCTGCCGCCGTTCCTATTGGTTTTCGCCGGAAACATCGCTGCCGTGGACCACCGATGGAACCAGCACGGACTGGGCGGAGATAACTTTCGTGGGTTGTGTCGGGATTTGCATCCGGGTCCGGTGAGCTTGCTGCATTGGAGCGGGAAGGGGAAGCCGTGGGTGAGACTAGACGCCAACCGGCCGTGCCCATTGGATGCTCTGTGGGCCCCATATGATCTGTTACAGACGCCCTTCGCGCTGGAGTCTTGA